CCGCAGCGCCGCGGCGACGGCTGACGGCAGCAGCGACACCATCCGGCCGGGCACGATGGCGGCGGTCGGCAGCACCTACCTTGGCGGGGCGCGGCCGGACGAGGCCCCGCAGTCCCCCGCGTACGGCGATCTGGGTGGCCTCGCACCGCTGACGCTCGCGGTCGGCACCGACGAGGTGCTGCTGGCGGACGTACGCCGTTTCGGCGAACTGGCGGCAGAAGCCGGCGTCCGGGTGAGCCTGGACCTCTACCGGGACATGCCGCACGCCTTCAACGCCGCCGTCCTCTATCCGCCGGAGCGGCACCTGTCGGTCGCGACGACCTTCCTGGCGCGGGTGGGTCGGCTGTCGGACCCGGCTGGTAGGAAGAGCCGGTGACTGGATTCGACGACTGGATTGCTCAGCTGGCCGACCGATCAGCCGCGCTGCGGGCGGCGGTGACCGACGAGACGCCGGCGGTGCCGGGTTGTCCGGCCTGGACCTCCGGCGACCTGGTCGCGCACCTCGGCGCCGTCCAGCTGTTCTGGGCCGCGGCGGTCGACAGCGACGGCGAGCGACCGTCGGACGAGGCGCTCGGCGATCGCGAGGTGCGCGGCCAGCTGCTGGCATGGTCGGAGGAATGCACCGGCCGGCTGCTCGACGCGCTGCTGGCCGCCGAGCCGGATCAGCCGTGCTGGACGTGGTGGACCGGCTCCGGCGCGCCGGAGACGGTCGCGGCGGTCGCTCGCCACCAGGTGCAGGAGGCCGCGGTGCACGCGTACGACGCTCAGGACGCGGCGAAACGGCCGGAGCCGATCCCGGCCGAGATCGCCACCGACAGCATCGAGGAGTTCATCGCCGTCACGCTCGGTTCGTCGGGTCCGTGGCCACATCCTC
The nucleotide sequence above comes from Fodinicola acaciae. Encoded proteins:
- a CDS encoding maleylpyruvate isomerase family mycothiol-dependent enzyme, whose translation is MTGFDDWIAQLADRSAALRAAVTDETPAVPGCPAWTSGDLVAHLGAVQLFWAAAVDSDGERPSDEALGDREVRGQLLAWSEECTGRLLDALLAAEPDQPCWTWWTGSGAPETVAAVARHQVQEAAVHAYDAQDAAKRPEPIPAEIATDSIEEFIAVTLGSSGPWPHPPVRLALRATDGPAWHLDLSEKGARRTDATASAATLTGSASDLLLAVYKRVPLDRLQVAGDRRTIEALVAWPNLE